One genomic region from Croceicoccus sp. YJ47 encodes:
- a CDS encoding histidine phosphatase family protein: MTGQRLYLIRHGRTAGAGTLIGHADPAPLESGTAACLEQSVGLFLHAVISSDLMRACLAAERIAAWHGVAVRSDPDWRELHFGEWEGQSPADLDDAALSRFWADPDADPPPGGERWSALCDRVARALRRVGPDTLIVAHAGSIRAALCRLCGFGYAQSWAIDLPYGVLVTLEVHRFEPGGARILALQP; the protein is encoded by the coding sequence ATGACCGGGCAACGGCTCTATCTCATCCGCCATGGCCGGACTGCGGGGGCGGGCACGCTGATCGGCCATGCGGATCCGGCGCCGCTGGAATCGGGCACGGCGGCCTGTCTCGAACAGAGCGTCGGCCTGTTCCTGCATGCGGTCATCTCCTCCGATCTCATGCGGGCGTGCCTCGCGGCGGAACGGATCGCGGCATGGCACGGCGTTGCGGTGCGGAGCGACCCGGACTGGCGCGAACTGCATTTCGGCGAATGGGAGGGGCAATCGCCAGCCGATCTCGACGATGCGGCGCTGTCGCGGTTCTGGGCCGATCCCGATGCCGATCCGCCGCCCGGCGGCGAACGCTGGTCCGCGCTGTGCGACCGGGTGGCACGGGCGCTGCGCCGGGTCGGGCCGGACACGCTGATCGTGGCGCATGCGGGGTCGATCCGGGCGGCGCTGTGCCGCCTTTGCGGGTTCGGTTACGCGCAATCCTGGGCGATCGACCTGCCCTATGGCGTGCTCGTCACGTTGGAGGTCCACCGGTTCGAGCCGGGCGGCGCCCGCATATTGGCGTTGCAGCCGTGA